In Podospora pseudopauciseta strain CBS 411.78 chromosome 3, whole genome shotgun sequence, one genomic interval encodes:
- a CDS encoding hypothetical protein (EggNog:ENOG503P0H7; COG:S) — translation MSASGHHLPRSRAGSSTSALDKGRTAHMQDYAMAPNTKDVVRYFDPCAATSNMFLYAQGNSVVCCQHDSLTIERRFARHSEEVQLLAVDNQSDMGAGRLVVSYDAGQTAIVWDLLTGDEVARFASYENLTCAAWMRNGNVAFGNVQGNVILFEPTTSEHLSTRTIDQIAITAISPVADCRTFAIGYQNGSLLIATLQPRFTIIHNLVTSRGPSPIVTLSWHASSAKQKTDMLAVQTTDGDLRVWSVSKAYNTDDPPKVVRILKRTENYLVGPNWMGWSKNGRVIQFSESETISWDVRTKHVTYDTIPTLETVRGLTVYGPGAILFTLGPNNTVQQFDLNAPAVMVNNVQHPANLLPPSPPISLEDDKNQPGSVSETESNVEIAFHPHELSETDDERGSPLARLVRRGEESDNEPYRRPTSPGSSVTQSSVSISSSTSQTMPRRYPDSVVSRGLTENTYISTGSSLRSGATPGRDRRNERETLSTTSSMSVSSSQYRSRHRPSRLRHEVPRSPDDNKVADLFKFTKSRLMDVPYKAPYSSDNSRLTNDDLRRQMLSTIFGWNKDADDLVRDEMSRHPLGSTNRILLAKWLGDISTDIMAMGSENMTSSDWMLLALSGIGGQASQHKLGRAYVQRLLENGDVHAAATIMIGMGDHNDAVEIYISHKKHMEALILTCLFFPAAWERQEQIVRKWGEWAVQHGQQQLAIRCFACTGRESTEPWTSPSAQQVTFPTITQTVPELLSPPLSPPVMQHGPQRSIAKNASLKLITTFSNPNAKNRFLNDGEGKTPIAAGATPILESALSPGGADPTTAVLRGNRSQLNTPASARPVNGGFNRRRLPSIGEQADSHQNVLTAISKPPGDPYANIQPIEPPSFAARGLDVMRPSTASPSMMKQQSRNQPPPSPSPAAFASFMDAGRTRNGSRSRIPEGLDLSLSGLKDTHPEDVTSPEPSAGSSVRYHWPSRRKGPGSAAGSVASSLASASQASQASSVRGYRGYRPQENKSLDDYLNNLDTAQTKSRTRGTSRENRTNVRDTSRSRKDGRMASKDRGRAADRNYTPKGGKRSPKSPIPMSPEDLINLATPNHDAEHQYYLNHRNKMLDVSTDELEPASQPSTVRKVGYANRETSRTRASSRNASRTRGTSRARSPSKSNVPAPLNIRSRSANREQSSKRSPTSPQPMPMPMPMSADLHRPQHFEGSEDEEDYRQAMEERERFRQRNNRSASTNRDRAGPTSPMSVRSHAWSSRDAAREKPEGIRRTTSHAGTDGPSRRVKVAAPLQTPAPMQLVADDSGDLRVIKDERQLKKEAAARELEERRKSLAQRPSVPPIMHPDQLFPNRRSPTTLGGLPSTVYEPPRKDDLPSRSASVDPNAGRSMYANRGPHIGLPATPRAMRLVLESDASRKQQDVPVPAIPAGFSQTSPNVTQQSPRHSPKKVEPEEPKQEDGGLAMLLPSTVYTPPPSHNSRIAAQMGRSMSAPPRDLVMPQGSSRGPSAMGNDSARRPSQDTNAIPLGRRPSDAGMMARRPSQDTNVMTLGNMGRRPSHDANMTLGNMGRRPSHDAGNNNMIPPPPPPPPVPPMLKELQHLATPPPPPPAPLPHMAASGAKPIVYGGSSGMIEIVMDEDQPQQQIPPPPPPPPAPAAIPVGESTVPILSPPAPPSSRNGHNRGRSSVDNSIGARISRATERMRSASRSRQAAKSPEIQYAPYESVPMIPQQMGGGERGPPVSMSNYRGMNNQVLQQVQAQMAAQQARDEYRTGLHQSEMI, via the exons ATGTCTGCTTCCggtcatcatcttcctcggaGCCGTGCTGGGTCGAGCACATCGGCTCTCGACAAGGGACGGACCGCTCACATGCAGGACTACGCCATGGCACCCAACACCAAGGACGTCGTCAGGTACTTTGACCCGTGTGCAGCCACCTCCAACATGTTTCTCTACGCTCAGGGAAACTCAGTCGTATGTTGCCAGCATGACAGTCTCACCATCGAAAGGCGGTTCGCGCGCCATTCCGAAGAGGTGCAATTATTGGCTGTCGACAACCAGAGCGACATGGGCGCTGGGAGATTGGTAGTCAGCTACGATGCAGGGCAGACGGCCATCGTGTGGGATTTACTCACGGGAGACGAGGTGGCTCGGTTCGCGTCTTATGAGAATCTCACCTGTGCTGCTTGGATGCGCAATGGCAATGTTGCCTTTG GAAACGTACAGGGAAACGTAATTCTCTTTGAACCTACAACATCAGAGCATCTTTCAACGAGGACGATTGACCAAATAGCCATCACAGCTATCTCACCAGTAGCAGACTGCAGAACTTTTGCCATTGG TTACCAAAATGGCTCGCTTCTCATTGCTACTCTTCAGCCAAGATTTACCATTATTCATAATTTGGTAACGTCCCGGGGGCCATCACCAATCGTGACGCTCTCATGGCATGCCTCGTCAGCCAAACAAAAAACAGACATGCTGGCAGTTCAGACAACTGACGGCGATCTTCGGGTCTGGAGTGTTTCGAAAGCATACAACACTGACGATCCACCAAAAGTGGTGCGGATTTTGAAGAGGACAGAGAATTACCTTGTAGGACCCAACTGGATGGGCTGGAGCAAAAACGGCCGCGTCATCCAGTTCTCCGAGTC TGAGACAATATCATGGGATGTGCGGACAAAGCACGTCACATATGACACCATCCCAACACTGGAAACCGTCCGGGGGTTGACAGTTTATGGCCCTGGTGCCATTCTCTTCACATTAGGACCTAACAATACCGTCCAGCAGTTTGATTTGAACGCGCCAGCAGTAATGGTTAATAACGTACAGCACCCGGCCAACTTgcttccaccatcaccccctaTCTCACTCGAGGATGACAAGAACCAGCCAGGTAGCGTTTCCGAAACCGAATCGAACGTCGAGATTGCCTTCCACCCACACGAGCTTTCCGAGACGGATGATGAGCGTGGGTCACCATTGGCCCGGTTAGTTCGCCGCGGCGAGGAATCAGACAACGAGCCGTACCGTCGCCCAACCAGCCCTGGCTCCAGTGTCACACAGTCCAGCGTATCGATTTCGTCTTCGACTTCTCAAACAATGCCACGGAGGTATCCTGACTCGGTGGTGTCAAGGGGCCTCACAGAAAACACCTACATCTCCACCGGCTCATCTCTTCGATCAGGAGCGACACCGGGCCGTGACCGCAGGAATGAGAGGGAGACGTTGTCGACGACCAGCTCTATGTCTGTCAGCAGCTCACAATACCGCTCACGGCACAGGCCTTCCAGATTACGCCATGAGGTCCCACGCAGTCCAGATGATAACAAGGTTGCCGACTTGTTCAAATTCACCAAGAGCCGGCTCATGGATGTTCCCTACAAGGCCCCATATTCCAGCGATAACAGCCGCCTTACCAACGATGATTTGCGCCGGCAAATGCTCAGCACCATTTTTGGCTGGAACAAGGATGCCGACGACCTGGTTCGAGATGAAATGTCCCGCCACCCTCTGGGGTCAACCAACCGCATCCTCCTGGCCAAATGGCTGGGCGACATCAGCACTGATATCATGGCTATGGGGTCGGAGAACATGACCTCGTCTGACTGGATGCTTCTGGCACTCAGTGGCATTGGAGGACAGGCATCGCAACACAAGCTTGGCCGGGCTTATGTCCAGCGGCTGTTGGAGAATGGCGACGTTCATGCCGCAGCGACCATCATGATCGGGATGGGCGATCATAATGATGCGGTGGAGATTTACATCTCCCACAAGAAGCATATGGAGGCCTTGATCCTCAcctgcctcttcttcccggCCGCGTGGGAACGACAGGAGCAGATTGTGAGGAAGTGGGGTGAGTGGGCGGTTCAGCATGGTCAGCAACAACTGGCCATTCGCTGCTTTGCGTGTACTGGCCGTGAGTCTACAGAGCCATGGACATCACCATCTGCTCAGCAGGTCACGTTCCCGACGATCACGCAGACTGTGCCGGAGCTGCTCAGTCCTCCCCTGTCGCCTCCTGTGATGCAACATGGGCCACAGCGCAGCATTGCAAAGAACGCGTCTCTCAAGCTTATCACCACCTTCAGCAACCCCAATGCTAAAAACAGGTTTCTCAACGATGGCGAGGGCAAGACTCCCATTGCTGCTGGGGCGACTCCTATTTTGGAGTCTGCTCTTTCTCCAGGCGGCGCCGACCCTACCACCGCCGTCCTTCGTGGCAACCGAAGCCAGCTGAACACCCCAGCGTCAGCTCGTCCTGTAAACGGCGGCTTCAACCGGCGGCGACTTCCTTCGATTGGCGAACAGGCAGACTCTCACCAGAATGTCTTGACCGCCATCAGCAAGCCCCCAGGCGACCCGTATGCTAACATCCAACCTATCGAGCCACCTAGCTTTGCTGCTAGGGGTCTGGACGTGATGAGACCCAGCACCGCCAGTCCTAGCATGATGAAGCAGCAATCGAGAAACCagccacctccttccccgtcACCAGCCGCCTTTGCTTCTTTTATGGACGCCGGCAGGACGAGAAAtggctcccgctcccgcatCCCTGAGGGTCTTGATCTGTCCCTCTCGGGGCTCAAGGACACCCACCCTGAAGATGTGACCTCCCCCGAACCATCGGCTGGCTCTTCTGTCCGTTACCACTGGCCCTCTAGAAGAAAGGGTCCAGGATCGGCAGCTGGCTCTGTGGCTAGCTCTTTGGCATCTGCCTCGCAAGCGTCTCAGGCGTCAAGCGTTCGGGGCTATCGTGGATATCGTCCTCAGGAGAACAAGAGCCTGGATGATtatctcaacaacctcgatACTGCCCAAACTAAGAGCAGAACTCGTGGGACCAGCCGTGAGAACCGCACCAATGTGCGTGACACCAGCCGGTCTCGCAAGGATGGTCGTATGGCATCGAAGGACCGTGGGCGGGCCGCGGACCGTAACTACACCCCCAAGGGCGGCAAACGCTCGCCAAAGTCACCCATTCCCATGTCTCCCGAGGATCTGATCAACCTGGCCACGCCCAACCACGATGCGGAACACCAGTACTACTTGAATCATAGGAACAAGATGCTCGATGTCTCAACTGATGAACTGGAGCccgccagccagcccagcaCCGTACGAAAAGTAGGCTATGCCAACCGCGAGACTTCGAGGACCAGAGCGTCGAGCCGCAATGCTAGTAGGACACGGGGCACAAGCAGGGCTCGCAGCCCCAGCAAGTCTAACGTCCCCGCGCCCTTGAACATTCGAAGCCGCTCCGCAAACCGTGAACAGTCATCCAAGCGatcgccaacctcaccccagccgatgccgatgccgatgcccATGTCGGCTGACTTGCACCGACCTCAGCACTTCGAAGGAtctgaagatgaggaggactACCGCCAGGCGATGGAGGAGCGCGAAAGGTTCCGCCAGAGAAACAACCGCAGCGCAAGCACCAACCGAGACCGAGCTGGGCCAACTTCTCCCATGTCTGTCCGCTCGCATGCCTGGTCATCTAGGGATGCAGCCCGCGAGAAGCCGGAGGGCATCCGAAGGACAACGTCACACGCTGGAACTGATGGGCCTTCCCGAAGGGTCAAGGTCGCTGCTCCGTTGCAGACCCCGGCACCGATGCAGCTGGTTGCCGATGATTCGGGCGATCTGAGGGTCATCAAGGATGAGAGGcagctcaagaaggaggcAGCGGCCCGTGAACTGGAGGAGCGCCGCAAATCTCTTGCTCAGCGTCCTTCGGTGCCCCCAATCATGCATCCCGACCAGCTTTTCCCCAACAGAAGATCGCCTACTACACTTGGAGGTCTGCCGAGCACCGTCTACGAGCCACCTAGAAAAGACGATCTTCCTTCCCGCAGTGCCAGTGTGGATCCCAACGCTGGACGGAGCATGTATGCGAACCGCGGACCGCATATCGGCCTTCCCGCCACACCGCGGGCCATGCGTTTGGTCTTGGAGTCTGATGCGAGCAGGAAGCAACAGGATGTTCCCGTGCCTGCCATTCCAGCTGGCTTTTCCCAGACCTCGCCGAACGTCACTCAACAGTCGCCCAGACATTCTCCCAAGAAGGTTGAGCCCGAGGAACCCAAACAAGAAGATGGCGGCCTTGCCATGCTGCTCCCATCAACAGTGTacacacctcctccctcgcacAACTCCCGCATTGCTGCTCAGATGGGCCGCTCCATGTCCGCCCCTCCCCGCGATCTCGTCATGCCCCAAGGCAGCTCCCGAGGACCCTCCGCCATGGGCAACGATTCCGCTCGTCGCCCCTCTCAGGACACTAACGCCATCCCCTTGGGCCGCCGCCCCTCCGACGCAGGCATGATGGCTCGCCGCCCATCTCAAGACACCAACGTCATGACATTGGGCAACATGGGCCGCCGCCCCTCCCACGACGCAAACATGACGCTCGGTAACATGGGTCGCCGTCCTTCCCATGACgccggcaacaacaacatgatccctcctcctcctccgcctcctcctgtcCCCCCAATGCTGAAGGAGCTCCAACATCTcgccactcctcctcccccaccaccagctcccctccctcataTGGCCGCCTCAGGTGCTAAGCCTATCGTCTACGGAGGCAGCTCAGGAATGATTGAGATTGTCATGGACGAAGaccagcctcaacagcaaattcctcctcctcctccgccgccccccGCTCCGGCTGCCATCCCCGTTGGCGAGTCCACCGTCCCTATCCTCTCACCTCCggcacccccttcctccagaAACGGTCACAACAGAGGTCGCAGCAGCGTTGATAACTCTATTGGCGCGAGGATTTCCCGCGCAACAGAGAGGATGAGATCTGCCAGCAGAAGCAGACAGGCTGCGAAGAGTCCAGAGATCCAGTACGCACCCTATGAGAGCGTCCCAATGATCCCTCAACAAATGGGcgggggagagaggggacCGCCGGTGTCGATGAGCAACTATAGGGGCATGAACAACCAGGTGTTGCAGCAGGTTCAGGCGCAGATGGCGGCTCAGCAGGCGAGGGATGAGTACAGGACCGGATTGCATCAGAGTGAGATGATTTGA
- a CDS encoding hypothetical protein (COG:S; EggNog:ENOG503P4EV), producing the protein MTTSGPGSPTLKSLPREPSHICSRCSLLTFKEEFVERFPKLALDLDELLASRPGRMGWCRVGPNISKGEFDVLATTAYFLSDTLPTLPTLRDSSFKCDFCKKLRDALLVQYAHLLRGVREGPDSKNDQDRHGLDPSLLIIRAYYSWLRGNCTRLAVQLRVTIFKQLGHSELGLFREPFFMTWVAEAAKDNQPVAAYLRLPERFGDPQSLSRIKDMLPKEYNHTLVDPRFVPKRLLDVRAEPARLVSRERVFASSEQVPQYAALSYCWGPPEIASQQHTLTQDTLVYRLQKVELEKLPLTVRDAVRVTRALALPYLWVDALCILQDDTADWEEQCGDMHKVYGNAHITLCAASSKSCVDGLMESHQYQASIPFRSTNNEVAGYFSLRLDIAGTERMIEKHMNPLHGFGDLRWFGHVWPNRGWVFQERVSSQRKLLFWRDHLQFACPPSTDVPQGYCTISGDRLSLDAVGGPSMQQQLAREASFHVERPNDQSSRVELLNLWLYLIQKYGEMSTDSFTNPLDVLPAISGLAAVYHRYLAKSSSSQASSIRLNPEYIAGYWQQDLTRSLLWQIRSCSHGVTIDSATMAHPRARLQSLLNRLRGLSRQQRIPSWSQLTRGKTWNIFCSSFPHYWNVQPAASILNARTKPLGGSPFGYIQRHPHLLLRTRVVEVAVLAASLTICSVRLDRSLRSSFQLLVRGDRQAVCLVNVDFASPIFDPEVGDRFGVMREYEEVVLEMLLRSSCCLGLLGYCDVGGTEVDGRRPVGEGDEPVLHKPTGLVLHPVPGGGGSSGFYRVGVFTPNVVGSNELLVELFETMAEEREICLY; encoded by the exons ATGACGACTTCCGGACCTGGATCACCAACGCTCAAATCACTACCTCGCGAACCCTCTCACATTTGCTCGAGATGCAGCCTATTGACCTTCAAAGAAGAGTTCGTGGAACGTTTCCCAAAGCTGGCGTTAGACCTTGATGAACTACTCGCATCGCGACCAGGCCGGATGGGGTGGTGCAGGGTTGGCCCAAACATCAGTAAGGGTGAATTCGATGTGCTTGCCACGACGGCATACTTCCTGTCTGATACTCTACCGACTCTACCCACTCTTAGGGACTCTTCTTTCAAATGTGACTTTTGCAAAAAGTTAAGGGATGCGCTTTTGGTTCAGTACGCCCACTTGCTCCGAGGTGTCAGGGAAGGTCCGGATTCAAAGAATGACCAAGATCGCCATGGTTTGGACCCTTCACTACTCATAATTCGAGCATATTACTCGTGGTTGCGAGGGAACTGTACTCGGCTTGCCGTTCAGCTGAGGGTTACCATATTCAAGCAGTTAGGGCACTCCGAGCTAGGGTTGTTCAGGGAACCTTTCTTTATGACGTGGGTGGCAGAAGCAGCCAAAG ACAACCAGCCTGTTGCCGCCTATCTTCGCTTGCCAGAGCGATTTGGAGACCCTCAGTCGCTGTCTCGGATCAAGGACATGCTCCCAAAGGAATACAACCATACACTCGTCGATCCGAGATTTGTTCCCAAACGACTTCTTGATGTGCGAGCTGAGCCAGCAAGACTGGTCTCAAGAGAGAGAGTCTTTGCATCCTCGGAACAAGTGCCACAGTACGCGGCACTTAGTTATTGCTGGGGCCCCCCAGAGATTGCAAGCCAACAGCATACACTGACGCAAGATACTTTGGTATACAGGCTTCAAAAGGTTGAGCTTGAGAAATTGCCTCTTACGGTGAGAGATGCAGTTCGTGTCACCAGGGCGCTTGCCTTGCCCTATCTCTGGGTGGACGCGCTTTGTATACTGCAGGATGATACAGCTGACTGGGAAGAACAATGTGGTGATATGCACAAAGTCTACGGGAATGCACATATAACATTATGTGCTGCATCCTCAAAGAGCTGTGTTGATGGGCTGATGGAGTCCCATCAGTACCAAGCCTCCATACCCTTTCGGTCGACAAATAATGAGGTCGCCGGCTACTTCAGCCTACGGCTTGACATAGCAGGGACGGAACGTATGATCGAGAAACATATGAACCCCTTGCATGGCTTCGGAGATCTTCGTTGGTTTGGCCATGTTTGGCCAAATCGAGGTTGGGTATTCCAAGAAAGAGTTTCGTCTCAGCGCAAACTTCTTTTTTGGAGGGATCATTTGCAGTTTGCTTGTCCCCCTTCGACCGATGTGCCGCAGGGTTATTGCACTATATCGGGGGACAGGCTGTCACTAGATGCCGTTGGAGGTCCATCTATGCAACAGCAACTCGCAAGGGAAGCGTCGTTCCACGTAGAGAGGCCGAATGACCAAAGCAGTCGAGTTGAATTACTTAACTTGTGGCTGTACCTGATACAGAAGTATGGGGAGATGTCGACCGACTCCTTCACTAACCCGCTCGACGTTCTTCCCGCCATTTCGGGTTTAGCAGCAGTGTATCATCGGTATCTTGCAAAAAGCTCGTCGAGTCAAGCATCATCCATCAGGTTGAACCCAGAATACATTGCTGGTTACTGGCAGCAAGACCTCACTCGAAGCCTGCTCTGGCAAATCAGGAGCTGTTCCCATGGTGTGACAATCGACAGTGCTACTATGGCACACCCTCGGGCTCGGCTACAGAGCCTTCTCAATAGACTACGCGGCTTGTCACGGCAGCAGCGTATACCCTCGTGGAGCCAGCTGACGCGAGGGAAAACTTGGAATATCTTTTGCTCCAGCTTTCCCCACTACTGGAACGTTCAGCCAGCAGCGAGTATACTGAACGCGAGAACGAAACCTTTGGGGGGAAGCCCGTTTGGTTATATTCAACGGCATCCGCATCTGTTGCTCAGAACCCGGGTCGTAGAAGTGGCAGTTTTGGCGGCTTCGCTGACGATATGTTCTGTGAGGTTAGATCGCAGCCTGCGCTCGAGTTTTCAATTGCTAGTACGTGGTGACAGACAGGCGGTTTGTCTGGTTAATGTCGATTTTGCGTCTCCGATTTTTGATCCTGAGGTGGGAGACCGGTTTGGTGTCATGCGGGAGTATGAAGAGGTTGTTCTTGAGATGCTACTGCGGTCGTCGTGTTGtttggggttgctggggtactgtgatgttggtggtaCCGAGGTTGACGGTCGTCGCCCTGTTGGTGAGGGCGACGAACCTGTCTTGCATAAGCCGACCGGTTTGGTGTTGCATCCTGTGccgggcggtggtggttcctCGGGTTTCTATCGTGTGGGTGTGTTCACGCCAAATGTTGTGGGATCTAACGAGCTTTTGGTGGAGCTGTTTGAGacgatggcggaggagagggagatttgTCTTTATTGA
- a CDS encoding hypothetical protein (EggNog:ENOG503P6BX; COG:H) has protein sequence MSQPHNFCFPIRTLSNDRVKLVPFSASTHAPTFTSHIITHPSLYAHMPLGPYTSTSEFITQFLETTSFPQQGYFTFAVIDKTRPPSPEDEEGELAGMMSFMDTSPVHLSTEIGCIVILPQYQRTHVTTNAVGLMLRYALDGPEEGGIGLRRVQWRASAMNEASVRTAERLGFRREGVMRWHMVLRGETKVGNGRGVPRRAEEGEKGRDTVVLGLCWDDWELGGRERVGGLMERRG, from the exons ATGTCTCAACCCCACAACTTCTGCTTCCCCATccgcaccctctccaacgACAGGGTGAAACTGGTCCCTTTCTCT GCCTCAACCCACGCCCCAACCTTCACAtcccacatcatcacccacccctccctctacGCCCACATGCCCTTGGGTCCCTACACCTCCACGTCCGAGTTCATCACCCAATTCCTCGAGACAACCTCCTTCCCTCAACAAGGGTACTTCACCTTTGCCGTCATCGACAAAACccggcccccctccccggaagatgaagaaggcgaacTAGCGGGTATGATGTCCTTCATGGACACCTCGCCTGTGCATTTATCTACTGAGATTGGATGTATCGTTATTTTACCTCAGTATCAGAGGACACATGTTACCACTAATGCTGTGGGGTTGATGCTGCGTTACGCACTTGACGGGCCTGAAGAGGGGGGAAtagggttgaggagggtgcAGTGGAGGGCTAGCGCGATGAATGAAGCTAGTGTTAGGACGGCTGAGAGGTTGGGGTttaggagggagggggtgatgaggtggcatatggttttgaggggggagacaaaggttgggaatgggaggggggtgccgaggagggcggaggagggggagaaagggAGGGATACGGttgttttggggttgtgttggGATGATTGGGagttgggtgggagggagagggttggggggttgatggagaggcgggggtga